Proteins from a genomic interval of Bradyrhizobium sp. CCBAU 53340:
- a CDS encoding cytochrome c: MSRSVRIYVGLAILVALSVLFLFSVVHTAAGASRSQRKVAEGHRLAQAWCQPCHAVEPHMTGFFDLAPSFQAIADRNGTTALSLRVFWRTSHQDMPNLVITPDQADVLSEYILSLRGN; the protein is encoded by the coding sequence ATGTCGCGCAGCGTCCGAATTTATGTCGGCCTTGCCATCCTGGTTGCGTTGTCGGTGCTGTTTCTGTTCAGCGTCGTCCACACCGCGGCCGGTGCATCCAGGTCCCAGCGCAAGGTCGCGGAAGGACATCGCCTCGCGCAGGCCTGGTGTCAACCCTGCCACGCCGTCGAGCCGCACATGACCGGTTTCTTCGACCTCGCACCGAGCTTCCAGGCCATCGCCGACCGCAACGGCACCACTGCGCTCTCGCTCAGGGTGTTCTGGAGGACCAGCCACCAGGACATGCCGAACCTCGTGATCACGCCCGATCAGGCCGATGTGCTGTCGGAGTACATTTTGAGCCTGCGAGGCAATTGA
- a CDS encoding zinc ribbon domain-containing protein YjdM — protein sequence MTDATKCPNCQSEHAYQDRDLWVCPECAHEWSAAGDAAAPAPQEAGVRDAHGNLLTDGDSVIVMKDLKVKGSSSVVKGGTKVRNIRLQEATDGHNIACKIDGIGAMNLKSEFVKKA from the coding sequence ATGACTGACGCCACCAAATGCCCCAACTGCCAATCGGAGCACGCCTACCAGGATCGCGATCTCTGGGTGTGCCCGGAATGCGCCCATGAATGGAGCGCTGCGGGCGATGCAGCTGCGCCTGCGCCGCAGGAGGCGGGCGTGCGCGATGCCCATGGCAATCTGCTCACCGACGGCGACAGCGTCATCGTGATGAAGGACCTCAAGGTCAAGGGCTCATCGTCGGTCGTCAAGGGCGGCACCAAGGTCCGCAACATCCGCCTGCAGGAGGCAACCGACGGCCACAACATCGCTTGCAAGATCGACGGCATCGGCGCCATGAACCTGAAATCGGAGTTCGTGAAGAAGGCGTGA
- a CDS encoding DMT family transporter yields MDQRTSGAGALTQANDATRQALLGVLAGLSAALFWALGFAGTRHGLKIGFTPVDLLVHRYVWSGIAFLPLVARAGISDLCGIGWGRGLALMVLGGPVMSLISYTGFLFVPLGHGSVIQPSCATLGGLLLAALVLKERISASRLAGAIVIVAGLGVIGAESIGHIGIDGVQGDLIFVLTGLMFAGFSALLRHWRVAAVSAALVINVLSLLLLPIYIATVGLAHIAAIGLTENAIQALAQGVLAGPAALYLFAVSVQRLGVARAAVFPACVPALTVLTGWLLLGEPPTMLQAAGLVTVLCGFYLAQRQS; encoded by the coding sequence ATGGATCAGCGGACGAGCGGCGCTGGCGCTCTCACTCAAGCCAACGATGCGACGAGGCAGGCGCTGCTCGGTGTCCTCGCGGGGCTGTCGGCCGCGCTGTTCTGGGCGCTGGGCTTTGCCGGCACGCGGCATGGGCTGAAAATCGGCTTCACGCCGGTCGATCTTCTGGTGCATCGCTATGTCTGGTCGGGCATCGCCTTCCTGCCGCTGGTCGCGCGCGCCGGGATCTCGGATCTCTGCGGCATCGGCTGGGGACGGGGCCTTGCGCTGATGGTGCTTGGCGGCCCCGTGATGTCGCTGATCTCATACACCGGGTTCCTGTTCGTGCCGCTCGGCCATGGCAGCGTGATCCAGCCCTCCTGCGCCACGCTCGGCGGGCTGTTGCTGGCGGCCCTGGTCCTGAAGGAACGCATCTCGGCCTCGCGGCTCGCAGGCGCGATCGTCATCGTCGCCGGGCTCGGCGTGATCGGCGCGGAATCGATCGGCCATATCGGCATCGACGGCGTGCAGGGCGATCTGATCTTCGTGCTGACCGGTCTGATGTTCGCAGGCTTCAGCGCGCTGCTGCGGCACTGGCGCGTCGCGGCGGTGTCGGCCGCGCTCGTCATCAACGTGCTGTCGCTGCTGCTGCTGCCGATCTACATCGCCACTGTCGGCCTTGCCCACATCGCCGCGATCGGTCTCACCGAGAATGCGATCCAGGCACTGGCACAGGGCGTGCTCGCAGGGCCCGCCGCGCTCTATCTGTTCGCGGTCTCGGTACAGCGCCTCGGCGTCGCGCGCGCGGCGGTGTTCCCGGCCTGCGTGCCGGCGCTGACCGTGCTCACCGGATGGCTGCTGCTCGGCGAGCCGCCGACGATGCTGCAGGCCGCAGGCCTCGTGACGGTGCTGTGCGGATTCTACCTCGCGCAAAGGCAGAGCTAG
- a CDS encoding nuclear transport factor 2 family protein, whose amino-acid sequence MTGPKDIVLNAWKTFSSRDADRIAALFTDDAAWIAPKGNATAVALDHTDHMVGAKQIARFIAQEMHKMFSGINIAFRGVYADGDTVIVEERMCATLPGGRPYENDYCFVFTLAGDRIREVREYMDTRKGWHMVFGNDA is encoded by the coding sequence ATGACTGGCCCGAAGGACATCGTACTCAACGCCTGGAAAACCTTTTCGTCGCGCGATGCGGATCGCATTGCGGCGCTGTTCACCGACGATGCCGCGTGGATCGCGCCGAAGGGCAACGCCACGGCGGTTGCGCTCGATCACACCGACCACATGGTCGGGGCGAAGCAGATCGCGCGCTTCATCGCGCAGGAGATGCACAAGATGTTTTCCGGAATCAATATCGCCTTCCGTGGGGTCTATGCGGACGGCGACACCGTGATCGTGGAAGAGCGGATGTGCGCGACGCTGCCCGGTGGCAGGCCTTACGAGAACGACTATTGCTTCGTGTTCACCCTGGCCGGCGACCGCATCCGCGAGGTGCGGGAATACATGGACACGCGCAAGGGATGGCACATGGTGTTTGGCAACGACGCCTGA
- a CDS encoding bifunctional transcriptional activator/DNA repair enzyme AdaA, producing the protein MLSFETCNAARLRRDPAYDGRFFTAVKTTGIYCRPVCPAKHPLTRNVAYYPTAAAAEAAGFRPCLRCRPETAPFCPAWNGTRSTVARAVKLINAGALDEDSVVTLAARLGISSRHLARLFERHVGATPQQLAKTLRVQRAKRLLDAGDHTMTEIAFQSGFGSLRRFNAAFAELYGRSPSRLRAVRRA; encoded by the coding sequence ATGCTGAGTTTCGAGACCTGCAACGCCGCGCGGCTGCGCCGTGATCCCGCCTATGACGGCCGCTTCTTCACGGCGGTGAAGACGACGGGGATCTATTGCCGTCCGGTGTGCCCGGCCAAACACCCGCTGACGCGCAACGTCGCCTATTATCCGACGGCAGCTGCGGCCGAGGCGGCCGGATTCAGGCCTTGCCTGCGTTGCCGGCCCGAGACCGCGCCGTTCTGTCCGGCCTGGAACGGCACGCGCTCGACCGTTGCACGCGCAGTGAAGCTCATCAATGCTGGCGCGCTCGACGAGGATAGCGTGGTAACGCTGGCCGCGCGGCTCGGCATCTCATCGCGCCATCTGGCGCGGCTGTTCGAGCGTCATGTCGGAGCGACGCCGCAGCAGCTTGCCAAGACGCTTCGCGTCCAGCGCGCCAAACGTCTGCTCGACGCCGGCGATCACACCATGACAGAGATTGCATTCCAGTCGGGCTTCGGCAGCCTGCGCCGTTTCAACGCCGCCTTCGCCGAACTCTATGGCCGTTCGCCATCGCGCCTGCGAGCTGTGCGGAGAGCGTAA
- a CDS encoding Flp family type IVb pilin, whose translation MKWLLSEFATDESGATAIEYGLIAAGIALAIIEIIYALGNNLVAKLQSLATALK comes from the coding sequence TTGAAATGGCTCTTGTCTGAATTCGCGACCGATGAATCCGGTGCCACCGCGATCGAATACGGCTTGATCGCCGCAGGCATCGCGCTTGCGATCATCGAGATTATTTATGCGCTGGGCAATAACCTTGTCGCAAAGCTGCAATCGCTGGCGACCGCGCTGAAGTAA
- the pdxY gene encoding pyridoxal kinase, with protein MLVISIQSQVVHGHVGNSAAVHAIQAEGVNVAAVPTTLLSNHPRYPTLRGRVLDAELVADLLKGVEERDLVDEAAVLVTGYLGSPDNAAVVANFVERALSRNSKLVYLCDPVIGDDGRVYVADGILDVVRHRLLPAAHLITPNQFELELLSGVKIADTDGLRAAAAAIAGARRIDIVATGCTLTDTPAGQVETNLCADGQLSRFATPLLPIRPYGTGDLLTGLIAAHLAKGTAVEAAVRLAVETIFAVLVRTQQAGSAEMRLVPLPTSGT; from the coding sequence ATGCTCGTCATCTCCATCCAAAGCCAGGTGGTCCACGGCCATGTTGGCAACAGCGCGGCGGTCCACGCCATACAGGCAGAGGGGGTGAACGTCGCCGCCGTGCCGACGACGCTGCTGTCCAACCATCCGCGCTACCCGACCTTGCGCGGACGGGTGCTTGACGCCGAGCTGGTTGCCGATCTGCTGAAAGGCGTCGAGGAGCGCGATCTCGTCGATGAGGCGGCCGTGCTCGTGACCGGCTATCTCGGTTCGCCCGACAACGCCGCCGTCGTCGCCAATTTCGTCGAGCGTGCGCTGTCGCGCAATTCCAAGCTCGTCTATCTCTGCGATCCCGTCATCGGCGATGACGGTCGCGTCTATGTCGCCGACGGCATTCTGGATGTCGTGCGGCATCGGCTATTGCCGGCAGCGCACCTGATCACGCCGAACCAGTTCGAGCTCGAGCTGCTTTCCGGCGTCAAGATTGCAGACACAGATGGCCTGCGCGCTGCAGCGGCTGCGATTGCAGGGGCGCGCAGGATCGACATCGTCGCCACCGGTTGCACGCTCACCGACACGCCGGCGGGGCAGGTGGAAACGAATTTGTGCGCGGATGGGCAATTGTCGCGCTTTGCGACGCCGCTTCTGCCGATCCGGCCCTACGGTACCGGCGATCTCCTCACCGGCTTGATCGCCGCGCACCTCGCCAAGGGCACGGCCGTCGAGGCTGCGGTGCGGCTTGCGGTCGAGACCATCTTTGCAGTGCTCGTTCGCACCCAGCAGGCGGGATCTGCCGAGATGCGTCTTGTGCCGTTACCAACATCAGGCACGTGA